The Episyrphus balteatus chromosome 4, idEpiBalt1.1, whole genome shotgun sequence genome includes a window with the following:
- the LOC129918320 gene encoding uncharacterized protein LOC129918320 isoform X1, whose amino-acid sequence MGIFAKLKSPSKNINNLKLTSKSTRDEQSEIIELDMSTKEASADEREEGEIIDEFEDIISSDEEFSMRKRIEELEAKNAELEKIANISASAIYASGGYNDYPKKDSHHLDRYPLVSIDISDDEDYPPAPKMPRISKRRKSMQHSSSRHSSKLLHTSSGSSNRRRKRSSSPPPAPSYRQSDKLLLSLFHERVASQNSHSSKRKRKSKKTHTKSSRRKSREYNFSDSNDDYFDSYNADDNSHERLNTSDCDKSYSLNRDELRVALARNTHRIEQHASLKDRLTRKKENTNTFNFVSSVEDLPPQKEVVVDLAVQEDEEEEQQQQIEKPSSPVEEEKPESEDNLEEQELRILALKSAVLKKHMVRKKRNENVAYSPSDFDEIYKCINESPTLNNIDEQETCNSMEISPVPSPKMILSDDGGGIDTKPVDMDIANSDSECELPSYDKWIPIEQIPLPNSIEVNEEIYNPTPMRYNNNQQNHLMPPDMRFESASVSPKNFDSDVDEEEFALRALLLAKMNSPKVNKSVKEPPPKIIQQVQSPDPDVSLEAEALRNFLIDNMKKKAKPQNSSASVLKEAVRRLTGRNASSSPTDNSNQIRCPVKTSDETEMELSQAITDMAKVKIGFEQKQDTRKNEVSSGLIRVRNFESLRAPQRDAEQSSNVIPKIVINQQNRNSKENPISTNNQKTSNEPEKFQSINFGANKILVKKETLLAKENNSNNVLKSVSNENNKSANVAIPGKTAKTISPSILEVVTQNIAVKANSDSKRMGQIESNKVECQPIPEISPSELSTSDIIESKQEKEVPNKEVHVKVEKEKSNENGSLTSKLEKQIPSKTVVIQETSDSNDVAVVESESLIQTSKIVKERVSTPKNYEDVDPKETEDKISKVSIIQNKDQEDLPENEALTEKDDSAEKEAFTEKEGTKNVVVKNVDEITSKTNLENIASALIEKEQKVTILLEHKISDVALETKDITKVQSVNASIVLKQIGPTRIVDHKDMEKDLTNKALEESPNKEIVSEATKSVLEVDTTEPSEAGVNQSLLIQKVNSEDVVSDTKISKTNVIQEITSEFSTIEDSSSTSYSNLEETMIDVNSNTTSKSDVKTIQHKEKICNELNEKQIVLESISKPVESSNTFAVSPPTTSQVQLSTKSIEVKLQPKKIVGTGNKAVQTKTQNVSKSQSIQKATEKVQKSDKPLIKSTMSTPTKILPSTTVVVAQKPITKLPTQQPITIRTKIVKPNKVINQQQPMELKRKTVDTNLPQTSVPPKKPKTDDTNRLITTAEIPKVPDLIIQLRASESESEYSELGAEDMEEDEDEQVHNFFNRSITIGNEYYDIASPISLPMESPCNTPTNSGSPMVSRTQTPQPPVEKSIVNDYFEAKLEQFLKTVRSKVSVSDNNTTIKSTLFEGQEITSTNSTPVAVRHLPESSQQEYRRLINRMKMLERQKQAKNLQVQVKASDAGAGSESRSGLTDGDSKFLVRKVLVKNATAKPSPIVIQKSSSPGKTEQQNIQKPSTSPKSVKSPQKSNTSPVSQDTAKSKENLLVLYENSYRKTGASIIASLDKSIQMVQVAKIAKMGKLKCEQRLKELRKEMEEVQKNLKTQQEKITKIYPEICNSHRAIESLKTRRTKINKAVTALGKSVIGPNYSMKNDQKSIISERSKKLAAEIKFVNTMKISDIEAALATPKRTNLPENAKTIVAPAQQNINKTIDEKHPAKSLQTQDPPQKDKESIEIQMPANSLQEQIPAHTSNMAPSSTLSPSSPTIENEVPACDSESSPESLNKTVPEDIEEDHMNITIVPEILSNKDDDDKASSTTTNGHEFLQEALELEQSVVVVGGDNDNKNNIEQAPDQTNMDENIEEENGDLQVGSAKLHDYVSPLSHLRDERHINPNGVVCPYQLMGQCDDKDCKYMHLED is encoded by the exons ATGGGgatttttgcaaaactaaaatcaccttcaaaaaatattaataacttaaaattaacATCAAAATCAACTCGAGACGAACAAtctgaaataattgaattagataTGAGCACAAAAGAAGCATCCGCCGATGAACGCGAAGAAGGTGAAATTATCGATGAATTCGAAGACATAATTTCATCAGATGAGGAATTTTCAATGCGAAAACGCATTGAAGAATTGGAGGCCAAAAATGCTGAATTGGAAAAAATTGCTAATATATCTGCATCGGCAATTTATGCAAGTGGTGGATATAATG ATTATCCCAAAAAAGACTCACATCATCTCGACCGATACCCGCTTGTATCGATTGATATATCTGACGATGAAGACTACCCACCAGCTCCTAAAATGCCACGCATTTCAAAGCGTCGCAAATCGATGCAACATTCATCTTCACGTCATTCATCAAAACTTCTCCATACAAGCAGTGGGAGTAGTAATCGTCGAAGAAAACGTTCTTCTTCACCACCACCAGCGCCATCATATCGTCAATCTGATAAACTATTACTATCACTTTTCCACGAAAGAGTTGCCTCACAAAATTCACATTCATCTAAACGCAAACGAAAATCTAAAAAGACCCACACCAAATCGTCCAGGAGAAAATCACGAGAATACAATTTCAGTGATTCCAATGACGATTACTTTGATAGTTACAATGCTGATGACAATAGTCATGAACGCTTAAATACTTCCGATTGTGATAAAAGTTACTCGCTAAATAGAGATGAATTAAGAGTGGCATTGGCCAGAAATACCCACCGAATTGAACAACATGCATCGTTAAAAGATCGTTTgactagaaaaaaagaaaatacaaatacGTTTAATTTTGTGTCTTCTGTAGAAGATTTGCCTCCACAAAAAGAAGTTGTTGTCGATTTGGCGGTACAAGAAGATGAAGAAgaggaacaacaacaacaaattgaaAAACCAAGTTCGCCTGTGGAAGAAGAAAAACCAGAAAGTGAGGATAACTTGGAGGAACAAGAATTAAGAATTCTTGCCCTCAAGTcagcagttttgaaaaaacacatGGTTCGTAAGAAACGTAACGAAAATGTCGCCTATTCTCCatctgattttgatgaaatcTACAAATGCATAAATGAGTCACCTACATTGAATAACATTGATGAACAAGAAACATGCAATAGTATGGAAATCAGTCCAGTTCCTTCGCCAAAGATGATTCTAAGCGATGATGGAGGAGGAATCGATACAAAACCAGTTGATATGGATATCGCCAATAGCGATAGTGAATGTGAATTGCCATCGTATGACAAGTGGATTCCTATCGAACAGATTCCTCTACCAAATAGCATTGAAGTAAACGAGGAGATTTATAATCCAACTCCAATGCGATAcaacaacaatcaacaaaaCCATTTAATGCCTCCAGATATGAGATTTGAAAGTGCATCAGTTTCACCAAAGAATTTCGATTCCGATGTTGATGAAGAAGAATTTGCCTTAAGAGCACTGCTATTGGCCAAGATGAACTCACCGAAAGTCAATAAAAGTGTCAAAGAACCACCTCCGAAAATAATCCAGCAGGTACAATCACCTGATCCAGATGTTTCTCTGGAAGCAGAAGCATTAAGAAATTTCCTAATTGATAATATGAAGAAGAAAGCTAAACCACAAAATTCATCAGCAAGTGTTCTTAAAGAAGCTGTTCGACGACTTACAGGCAGAAATGCTTCATCTAGTCCTACAGATAACTCAAATCAAATCAGATGCCCAGTAAAAACTTCTGATGAAACCGAAATGGAACTCAGTCAGGCAATAACTGATATGGCTAAAGTCAAAATAGGTTTTGAGCAAAAACAAGATACTAGAAAAAATGAAGTAAGTTCTGGTTTGATTCGAGTgagaaattttgaaagtttaagAGCTCCTCAAAGAGATGCGGAGCAGAGTAGCAATGTAATTCCAAAAATTGTAATCAATCAACAAAAtagaaattctaaagaaaaTCCAATTTCCACGAACAATCAAAAGACCTCCAATGAACCCGAAAAATTCCAATCAATCAATTTTGGTGCGAACAAAATTCTTGTTAAGAAAGAAACTCTCTTAGCAAAAGAAAATAACTCCAATAATGTTTTGAAATctgtttcaaatgaaaacaataaaTCAGCTAATGTTGCAATACCTGGTAAAACTGCAAAGACAATCTCTCCAAGTATCTTAGAAGTAGTTACTCAAAATATAGCTGTGAAGGCCAATTCTGATTCGAAGAGAATGGGACAGATTGAGAGTAATAAAGTTGAATGTCAACCGATTCCAGAGATTTCACCAAGTGAGCTTTCGACATCAGATATAATTGAAAGCAAACAAGAAAAAGAAGTTCCTAATAAAGAAGTGCATGTGAAAGTTGAAAAGGAAAAATCTAATGAGAATGGAAGTCTTACATCAAAATTAGAGAAACAAATTCCATCAAAGACGGTTGTAATTCAGGAAACAAGCGATTCGAACGATGTTGCTGTTGTTGAATCAGAAAGTTTAATTCAAACTTCAAAGATTGTGAAAGAACGAGTCTCAACACCTAAAAACTATGAGGATGTGGATCCTAAAGAAACTGAAGACAAAATTTCCAAGGTATCAATAATCCAAAATAAAGATCAAGAAGATTTACCAGAGAATGAAGCACTAACCGAGAAAGATGATTCTGCAGAAAAAGAAGCATTTACAGAGAAAGAAGGAACTAAGAATGTGGTTGTGAAAAACGTCGATGAAATTACTTCTAAGACAAACTTGGAAAACATTGCATCCGCACTTATTGAAAAGGAGCAGAAAGTTACTATTTTACTTGAGCACAAAATATCAGATGTAGCTTTGGAAACTAAAGACATAACAAAAGTGCAGTCCGTAAATGCCTCAATAGTTTTGAAGCAAATTGGACCCACAAGAATTGTAGATCATAAAGATATGGAAAAAGATTTAACGAACAAAGCTTTAGAGGAGAGTCCCAATAAAGAAATAGTTTCAGAAGCTACTAAATCTGTATTAGAAGTTGATACTACAGAACCTTCAGAAGCAGGTGTTAATCAATCTTTGTTAATTCAAAAAGTTAACTCAGAAGATGTTGTGAgtgatacaaaaatttcaaaaaccaatgttatacaagaaataaccTCAGAATTTTCAACCATTGAAGACAGTTCAAGTACAAGCTATTCAAATTTGGAAGAAACTATGATTGATGTAAATTCTAATACAACATCAAAATCAGATGTGAAAACTATCCaacataaagaaaaaatttgcaATGAACTCAATGAAAAGCAAATTGTTCTTGAGTCTATCTCAAAACCAGTTGAATCTTCTAACACTTTTGCTGTATCGCCGCCAACAACCAGTCAAGTGCAACTGAGCACAAAGTCCATCGAAGTCAAACTTCAACCGAAAAAAATAGTTGGAACAGGTAACAAAGCGgttcaaacaaaaacacaaaatgtatccaaatcacAAAGCATACAAAAAGCTACAGAAAAAGTCCAAAAATCCGACAAACCTCTAATTAAGAGTACCATGTCGACTCCTACAAAAATACTTCCATCTACTACCGTTGTGGTTGCCCAAAAACCTATAACCAAACTTCCAACTCAACAACCAATAACAATTCgaacaaaaattgtcaaaccCAACAAAGTTATCAATCAACAACAACCAATGGAATTAAAACGTAAAACAGTTGATACAAATCTTCCTCAAACTAGTGTTCCACCAAAGAAGCCAAAAACCGATGATACCAATCGTTTAATAACCACAGCCGAAATTCCAAAAGTTCCTGACTTAATCATTCAATTGAGAGCATCAGAGAGTGAAAGTGAATACTCAGAGTTAGGAGCTGAAGATATggaagaagatgaagatgaacaaGTTCATAACTTTTTCAATAGAAGCATTACAATTGGTAATGAATATTATGATATAGCAAGTCCGATAAGTTTGCCAATGGAATCACCTTGCAATACACCAACAAACTCTGGTTCACCAATGGTCAGTCGAACACAAACGCCACAACCACCTGTTGAAAAATCAATTGTAAATGATTACTTTGAAGCGAAATtggaacaatttttgaaaactgttcgTTCCAAGGTTTCAGTCTCAGATAATAATACTACAATAAAATCAACATTGTTTGAGGGACAAGAAATTACCTCGACAAATAGTACGCCAGTG gctGTCCGGCATTTACCTGAGTCTTCGCAGCAAGAGTATCGTCGTTTAATAAATCGTATGAAAATGTTAGAACGTCAGAAACAAGCTAAGAATTTGCAAGTTCAGGTTAAAGCTAGTGATGCAGGAGCGGGAAGTGAATCAAGGTCGGGTTTAACAGATGGAGATAGTAAATTTCTTGTTCGGaaagttttggttaaaaatGCTACAGCTAAACCTTCTCCGATTGTGATACAAAAATCATCATCACCTGGAAAGACTGaacaacaaaatattcaaaaacctTCCACTTCACCAAAATCTGTAAAGAGTCCACAAAAATCTAATACTTCTCCAGTATCTCAAGATACAGCAAAATCTAAAGAGAATCTGCTAGTATTATATGAAAATTCCTATCGCAAAACagg TGCCAGCATAATTGCCAGTTTAGATAAAAGCATTCAAATGGTGCAAGTGGCAAAAATAGCCAAAATGGGTAAATTAAAATGTGAACAACGTTTGAAAGAATTACGAAAAGAAATGGAAGAAGTACAAAAGAATCTCAAGACACAACAAGAGAAAATAACAAAGATTTATCCAGAAATTTGTAATTCTCATCGAGCAATCGAATCGCTTAAAACAAGAAGAACGAAAATTAATAAAGCGGTTACTGCACTGGGAAAGAGTGTAATTGGACCTAATTACAG CATGAAAAACGACCAAAAATCCATAATATCAGAGAGGTCCAAAAAGCTTGCAGCAGAAATCAAATTTGTAAATACAATGAAAATAAGTGATATAGAGGCGGCACTGGCAACTCCAAAGCGTACAAATTTACCTGAAAATGCCAAAACAATTGTTGCACCTGctcaacaaaatataaacaaaacaatagACGAAAAACATCCGGCCAAAAGTTTACAAACACAAGATCCTCCTCAAAAAGATAAAGAATCAATAGAAATACAAATGCCCGCCAATAGTTTACAAGAACAAATACCCGCCCATACAAGTAATATGGCACCATCGTCAACGTTATCGCCATCATCACCAACAATTGAAAATGAAGTGCCTGCATGTGATAGTGAAAGTAGTCCTGAAAGCTTGAATAAAACTGTGCCTGAAGATATAGAAGAAGATCATATGAATATTACAATTGTACCTGAAATACTGTCCAACAAAGATGATGATGACAAGGCCAGCTCTACTACTACAAATGGACACGAA TTTTTGCAGGAGGCGTTAGAATTGGAGCagtcagttgttgttgttggtggtgataatgataataaaaataatattgaacaAGCCCCCGATCAAACAAACATGGATGAGAATATTGAAGAAGAAAATGGTGACTTACAAGTGGGCAGTGCAAAACTTCATGATTATGTCTCCCCATTGAGTCATTTGCGAGATGAGAG